In a genomic window of Penaeus vannamei isolate JL-2024 chromosome 10, ASM4276789v1, whole genome shotgun sequence:
- the LOC113800385 gene encoding TWiK family of potassium channels protein 7 has product MLLEQRSQFLHILNDVTSFNDSSNPHESQRVLLALRAYEQEVESAVGAGVSPRDPAQPRYQWNYIESVFFASTVITTIGYGNMAPVTTWGRLFCILYGFVGIPVTLSVIADLGTIFANMVLAISKKFRRVAKNCGPFKELKLPGEEQSRGLIVFGSVLALLVYIAIGGALFIQWEDWSFFEAFYFCFITMTTIGLGDLVPERTEFMLVCTLYILIGLALTSTIIELVRRQYAESWQQMKEFSGKLGELSGPLAEHLRRIGEQAGDLNMDVHLLKDLKDLKTVITLSKLEALTRMDPKLRNDARLAELLKSHLGAEEGAGFLGDVAEALQTNGAKRKVIQVVIYESSV; this is encoded by the exons ATGCTCTTGGAACAAAGATCGCAGTTTCTCCACATTCTCAATGACGTCACTTCCTTTAACGATTCGTCTAACCCTCACGAATCTCAG CGAGTGTTGCTTGCCCTCCGAGCGTACGAGCAGGAGGTGGAGTCTgccgtgggcgcgggcgtgtcTCCCCGTGACCCCGCCCAGCCCCGCTACCAGTGGAATTACATCGAGAGCGTCTTCTTCGCCTCCACGGTCATCACCACGATCG GATACGGCAACATGGCGCCCGTGACGACCTGGGGCCGCCTCTTCTGCATCCTGTACGGCTTCGTGGGCATCCCGGTCACCCTCAGCGTCATCGCCGACCTGGGCACGATCTTCGCCAACATGGTCCTGGCCATTTCCAAGAAGTTCCGGCGCGTGGCTAAGAACTGCGGCCCGTTCAAG GAGCTGAAACTCCCCGGCGAGGAGCAGTCCCGCGGGCTGATCGTGTTCGGATCCGTGCTCGCGCTCCTCGTCTACATCGCGATCGGCGGCGCCCTTTTCATCCAGTGGGAGGACTGGTCTTTCTTTGAAGCCTTTTACTTCTGCTTCATCACCATGACAACCATCGGGCTCGGGGATCTCGTGCCAG AACGCACGGAGTTCATGCTCGTTTGCACCCTGTACATACTCATAGGTCTGGCGCTGACCTCCACCATCATAGAGCTGGTCAGGCGCCAGTACGCCGAGAGCTGGCAGCAAATGAAG GAGTTCAGTGGCAAACTCGGGGAGCTCTCGGGGCCCCTGGCGGAGCACCTGCGGAGGATCGGCGAGCAGGCGGGGGACCTCAACATGGACGTCCATTTGCTGAAGGATCTCAag GACCTCAAGACCGTGATCACGCTGAGCAAGCTGGAGGCCCTCACGCGAATGGACCCCAAGCTGCGGAACGACGCCCGCCTCGCCGAGCTCCTGAAGAGCCACCTGGGCGCGGAGGAGGGCGCGGGCTTCCTGGGCGACGTGGCGGAGGCGCTGCAGACCAACGGCGCCAAGAGGAAGGTCATACAGGTCGTCATCTACGAGAGCTCCGTGTGA